The nucleotide sequence GATCATTGTAAGCTATGCAAACATTTTCAGGAAGACAAATGACCATTTTCACTTGGATATGTATTACTTGTTACCTAATGTAGGTCATCAAGATGGTACAGTTACCTGGTTTTAAATGAGGACAACTGACCATTTTTAGTGTATGTTTATCTGCATCGTTTGAAATTGCTAAAGGGAATACATAATCAAACGTAGGTTTCTTTTCATTCCTATTCTTTGATTTGATACCACTACTTTAAATTTCCCATGTTGATGTTGATTGCTGGCATTTGAATCTTGATCCTTGATAAACTTCATAAGTTCTTTATTTATCCCTTCGGTTTTATGTAGTTTTCTAGTTGCTTAGTATAGTGTTTTCTTGGGTGCAGTCGCGAGAATAGAGAAATGATTGTAGCTGCTTTGCGGCTTACATTGAATAAGCGGTGTTTTCTTGGGCGCATTGCCATTGTGAATGGCTTCCCTAAATTTCAGAAACTTCTAAAGAGGGACTAGCCGATGAGTAAGAGCTGCAGTGGGACTCTTATGAGAAAATTAGCAAGCAAATTAGAGAACAGAGACCAGCTGCAGATCCCAAAATAAGCGAAACTAAAATTGGTGATACTAAAAAAAAATGTTATTTTCTATCCTTTTAGGGTTTTGATTGGTGAAGCACAGAGAGGTGCAGAGGCATTAGAGGCATCTGCAGCTATGAGTCCAATGGCTGAAACAATTAGCAATATCAAGTCTACAGAGATGGATGATGGTAGAACTCCAGGGGCTAGTTTTGACAGGGAGGAGGTAATGGAAGGTGTTAAGGATATAGCACAAAAAGGCGTGAATGGAGGAGTGGCAACTACAAGGTTAGGTGCTGATGAATTTGAAAAGTTCGATGAGTTGGGTCTTGAGTTGAATGGAACTGAGTGTGCGGATTTATCAACACCATCATTATCTTCTTCGTCAtcttcgtcatcatcatcatgGACTGATTTGAGTTTTTTGTGAAGAAAGTGGAAACAGATGGTGAAAAACAAGAAAAAGGAGGCAAAGGTAGTAGTAGACAACAACAAAAAAACAGGTGATGAGGGTGCTGCATGTTTTTTCTTTTTTGTTCTATGCCTATGACAAACCATCTTTATTATACCTTTCATTCTTATAGAGATGGCAAACATAGCTAGTGATTTTGCTTTCAATTGCTCTGCAATGATACAATAAAGATATAATAAAAGCTCCATCTATTGTCTATTCTTTGTTGCACAAAATCATTTGTTGACATATGAATAATTTCTGTATATGCATTGAATCAAAATTGTATTACCAAGTTTTTATCCTTTTCTCGAACCATAAAAGAACATCGCTATTTATATCGTTAAAATGACTACTGGCGGTCTTGGTCTTCAGTCGATCTTGTTCTACTCGGGTTGGGTTGTTGAGTCTGACATAAACTCACAACTAAAAGCTACAAACTACCATCTAGTCTTAATTATGTTGTTAATAAGTATAAGGATCTATACCGTCGTTATTGTATACATAAGGGAGGTAAAGTAACTAATAAAACAAACTTTAGGGGTTAGTTTGGAAACTATTCCGGTCACCGCTGTATCACAATCGCACCTTCATCGCGCCGCTCTGCCAATTCAATTCCCCTGATTTCACACTCAGCCCACTGAAATACAATTTtttgtcgggatccaattcattACATAATAATACGTACGCTATTTAGCCCTAGAATTAGAAAACACAAAACTAACATTTTTGTTTCATTCAATTCAACAAATTCATAACCAAATTGTATCATTCATACTGACCGTTTACGGTTTACTGCTTTTATACGTTCAATAATCGAACAAAAATGAGAGCTAGGTTGTTAGTGTTCCCAATCAAAGGAAGAAATTGGTGTTTTATCAGATCGATTGACCGGTCAACATCACAATCTCAATCTTCCCAAACTCCATTCACATTTAAACAACTCTGGCaacaaatttcttcatcatctcataAACCAACCGCTGCTAATGTTGAACTCTGTATTGATTTCGCAGCTAATAAGGTACATGTTTAATTTTGATATAGGTATGCGATGTGTAAGTTTGTGCATAGAGTTAGGATCATGTATGTTCAAAAGTATTGTGTATTGTGCAGATGAATAACGCTTGGTCAGGTTTGGAGAAAGCACCTGAAGGAAGCTTTAAGAATCAGATTCATAGGTATAAAGCTTATTTTTGTGTCATTTTAATGTTATTTTAATATAAGATATTGAATATTGATTGTGATATATTCGTTTATTGATTGTGATGTGTAGTTTGGGATTAAAACTTTTGTCACGGGTTAGGCCTTCTGAGATATTCTTAAAATCGATTCCGAAGCAGTTAAGCGGAGTAGAGGTTGTTTATCCAGCAAGGTTTGTTTCAATTTCTCTCAATACTTTGTGTTAGTCATATAGGTGCTcgatttctaaattttgaatattGGCATTAACCAAGAGACCTGCTCATGTCTAAATTATAATATCGTGCATGGTTAGATTGTAATAAAGCTAATTGTGGACATTGTTGAGTACTGATACTTTGTGTTTGATTTGGTTTGAAGCTTAAATGCAAGACTTGTTCGCCGAAGATTAAGGCACATTGCTATGAGGTGAAGTttagtctttttccttcatttcattATTGTTGTTTAGTATAGCATGAATTAAAATACTAGAGTTGGTAAAATCGTAACATGCAAATAAATTATGAGATTAGAAACCTTTCAATTAGCGTACTATAATACTTGAAGTTTGTACGCATTAGTTTACTCTGTTGTAGACTCATTGTTGCTG is from Rutidosis leptorrhynchoides isolate AG116_Rl617_1_P2 chromosome 10, CSIRO_AGI_Rlap_v1, whole genome shotgun sequence and encodes:
- the LOC139873396 gene encoding uncharacterized protein, which produces MRARLLVFPIKGRNWCFIRSIDRSTSQSQSSQTPFTFKQLWQQISSSSHKPTAANVELCIDFAANKMNNAWSGLEKAPEGSFKNQIHSLGLKLLSRVRPSEIFLKSIPKQLSGVEVVYPASLNARLVRRRLRHIAMRGSIIHKNYFYGSVTLLPVTSAFAVLPLPNVPFFWILFRTYSHWRACKGSEKLLELVSDSSKRLNSPETDQEKEATENDSEKENHTTPDSPLVMQASEELQRLIGDGNEVNKCKLTEICKVFDLNTMDVLKYQQHLK